The Triticum urartu cultivar G1812 chromosome 5, Tu2.1, whole genome shotgun sequence genome contains the following window.
aaagaaaagaaaactctACTGCGCCTTTTCCTCCTTTCTAGGAATAGACCATCGGCGTAGTGGGGCGATCATACGTGCCCCAATTTGCGCCCGGATTATGACCTCTTTTGTACACGTAACGCCCGCAGGAGCTTTAGTGGCATGATTTTTATTTACATGGTTTCTCTAGATGTCACTGGAGTTGCTTTTGAGACATGGGTGCATTTTGTTCTATTTTCCTAGATTTAGCTTTAAAAGTCCTAGTTTCTTGAAATCTTGAAAATTATGAAAATACTTACGGAGGAAGGTCTAACAGATAGAAACACGCCCCTATAAACTAAAATAATTTATGACAATTTTTGTAACCCGCGCGTAAATCAGAAACGACTACCATACTAAATCAGAAATGTGCTGCAAAAAAAAAACATTTTATGACTTTCACACTAGTAGTGATTTTTCATCGGGTTTATAAGACTTTATTTAAAAACTTATTTGTGCCTATGACTAGAGTACCATTTCTCTACATATTATTCTATCTAGTCTGAAACATATGATGTTTTTATATGGTTATTTATCACACTTTGTATTACTTTTTCTACTACTATATTTAAGTAAAGTTTTAGAAATATCAGACTACAAAACTGTTTATTATCTCTGACAAATACAATATTATTGATATCAAACTAATCAAAGTATGTTTTGATTAATTAGTCATCAAAGATAGAATCTGTTTGTCAATGTGGCAACCACATTAAGCTTCCATTTTCTCAAAGGAAAAAACATCGCATTCGTGAAAGAAAAAGACATCAAGATGACCAGGTTCGCATAGACCGAAAACATCGGCGAAGACCGCTTTGAAGCTAGTTGAAAATTGTTTTAGAACCATTAGTGCATGCCGACCTCTGGAAGTGATCTCTTCTGGAAAAAAAATTCTACTctctccgtcccataatataagagcattttttACACTAATAATGCTTTTATATTATGGAACGGGGGGTCCAAATTTGCATAGACTAAGCATCGGCGAAGACCGCTTTGAAGTTAGTTGAGGTTTCAAAAGTGAACAGTCTCGTGCTTAATTCTAAAATTCTGTTAGGACcgcttgtgtgttctagggtgaaAACTGAACCGGAAGCGAAGTCCAGGGTTGAGGGTTCAATAGTCAACGCTGGACTTTTCTTCCAAACCAAAAAAAAAACACGTAGACTTTTCCAAACAAGGAATTTTCTTCACAAATTCGAGCACTTTGACATGTTGAAATGCGAAATGTTTGACTGATTTTTTCTTACTGAAAAACAGAGTGCGTGTGACTGACAATTGTGCATGCGCGTGTGTTGGGAGCAGGTACCGGGCGGTGACGAGCGCCTACTACCGGGGCGCGCTGGGCGCCATGGTGGTGTACGACGTGACCCGGCGCGCCACCTTCGACCACGTGCCCCGCTGGGTGGAGGAGCTCCGCGCCCACGCCGACGGCTCCACCGTCGTCGCGCTCGTCGGCAACAAGGCCGAcgcgccgccgcaccgccgcGAGGTGCCCGCCGACGAGGCCGCGCGGTTCGCCGAGGAGCAGGGGCTCTTCTTCTCCGAGGCGTCGGCGCTCACGGGCGACAACGTGGAGCGCGCCTTCCTCGCGCTCCTCGAGGAGGTCTTCGCCGTCGTCTCCCGCCGGGCGCTGGAGCTCGACGAGGCGCGGCGGACGCGCAACGGCGGCGGTCACGACGGCGAGACGCTGTCGCTGAGGGGCACCACGGTGGACCTGCACGACCCCATCATGGAGACCAGCGCCATGAAGAAGACCGCCTCCTCGCAGTGCTCCTGCTCGTGACCGGCGGCGACATGATCGACGACGTGCAATGATTCATACCGTATTACACCATGCGTTCCCGAAGACAGAACAAGTTTAGACATGTAAAGCATTTGTTGTACATACATTGTGATAAGAAATGGTTGGATTCATTTGCCTCTTCATCTGTGAGACTGTGAGATTGATCAGAACTTCTTTTCCTCCCAAAGATCATTCACAGGGCTTGTTAGGGATGCatgggatttacatgaatttCGCCAAAAACAGCAGCTCAATTCAAACAACACTGAGCGTAAGTTCGACATCCGAGAGAAATCTAGCGCACCTTCATACCAGCAAAAAGTAAAGATGGGAAGGATATGAGATTTTCTCAAAACTAGTGCGGACAATTTTATCCGTAACGCGCAACATTACAACTCATCGCAAACTGCTGCCGTATGAACAACAACAATATCGGAGCAACTAATAACTGACAGGTCATTTCCTGCTCAATCTTCTTCTTCAGATGGCAGGTCTTCCTTGAACCATGTGTAGAGGCCTCCGTCCAGATGGAACACGTTCTTGTAGCCGTTTAGCACCAGCAGGTACGCCGCTATCAGAGACCTGCCAGGGTCGAAGCATAATCAACTAAATTAAACATCGGTGCTCACAAGTTTATCTATGAGTGTCCACGCAGAGCAATGCATACTTCTAAAGAAAATGCCGTTTTCTTCTTAAAGTTGCAATTCAAGAACTAGAAAATGATCTCAGCGTGGCTTTTCAAACTACAGGAATGAAAAAGCTGAATGACAATTCTCCAGCTGCCATCATGAATTTGCATCAATTATTATAAATTTGAAGTTTATAGCATTGCAGTTGCAAGAAATTAATACTGCTGGTTCTCAAATGTGATTTACCAAcctggaaaaagaaaaaactactccctccattccaaaataagtgtcatggttttagttcaattggaacggagggagtaatatctAAATCTCAATGGTCAAACACATCAAGAAATGAGAGCAATCCAGAAATGGGGGAACAAGCGAAAACTATCTACTGGGGTTAACAACCACTTAACAAGTACTAGCCCCCTCAACTTTGCTGCATATGGATGTGCAGTACGGCATGGATTGAAAACTGTGTCTGGTCTTAGCCTGACTGACTACGCTTGACGTAAGCAAATTCACGATACTGAATTTGGTGCATTTTACACAAAATACTTTGCAGATTTTTTTAGAAAGAATGCTGTTAGCATCCATTCCTGGATAGATTTTtttccaaaacactttctcaaaaaAGACCGGTAGGGGCAGAGCTATTTTTTCGAAAAGGAGGTTcaacccccggcctctgcatcataTGATGTACACAACCATCTTCATAAAAAATAGTTCTCGTTAACAATCGCAACAGTACACAAAAGATAAACAAGGCCAAAACACAACTGGCTGATAACAGGATTACATGACTCACACACATAACCTATCATTGGATCGCCATCCTAACCGATTGAACGTATCTTGTGCGACGGTCTCCCAAGGGAGACGGAGACCGTAGCAGAGAGCAGGGGAAGAGCCTGGTGGCATTTAATTAAGTAGAGGCTGCGAGACGCTGAATTCTACCACTGAGATTTGAACACGTGTCAGCTTGAAGATGACACTGCCCTCCCAGGCTCCCACTACTTGGCCAAGAGCACATCCACAAATAGCATGGTTTTTAATACTTGGTTAATTTTATTGGTCGAGTAACTGGACCAATTAACAAATATCTGCTTAATATATCACAGAATCATCTATGCTTGCTCACAGGATAATATATTAGTAATAGTATTGAAAATTCAGTCATGACCAATCAACCACCAGTGTTGACAGTAAGAAAATAACTAAACAAAACCCATGGTAGAAACAAAGAGAATGTTCAAATTGCAAAACAAATTTTCACTAACAGAGAACCCCGACAACAGAGAATATCTTTTAATGCGAAGATTGGTTAAACCTAGTAACAAAATATGCACAGATCTCATTTCACGGAAGATGCAAGAAATTTTGCTTAAGCCAAATCACATTAATAAACAGTATCAGCAGTTCAGCACGTTCATGACAATTGGAAAAGGACCGACAATCCATGGAAATAAAAAAAGTTTAACAATaaataatactccctctgttctaTATTACATGTCGTGGTTTTAGCTCAACCATgacaagtactccctccgttccaaattactcgtcgtggttttagttcaaatttgaactaaaaccacgacgagtaatttggaacggagggagtaacatggaacggagggagtatatgggcaACATAATATACCTAGATTGCTTCCCATCAGGTAGATTCTGTGTTGGCTTCATTGTTCCTCCTGCTGAACATGCTACAATTATCTTTGAATCTTTATTAAGTTTTTCTTCAACGCCTGCACAAAGATGGCATATGCGTCTGATTGCCAGTACATGTATAAATGGTGAGGACACAGCAAACAGAAGTACAAAAAATGTTACGTACTTTTTATGAACTCAGGATTCTCTTCTGTTCCTGCAAATATGCCAAAGAAAGCAAATGCAGCCCTCCTTGCAATATCCCATGCTGTCCACTCCTTTATTAATCTGTATATTTGTACATTAACAGCACCAGGTGGGTGAGCCTGCACAAAAATAAATCCATAACTGTGGTGCAACTTTCCCAGATTGAAATATAAAATTTCATTGTATGAAGCAGCACAATATGAAAACAAACTTTTGACATTTTTTTAGGCATCATTGGAGAGGATTTGATCACTGTTAGCCGTTTAGGTCCTACTAAGCAGACTTCTAAATTTATGTTGGCTATTTGCATCAGCAACATATATTATATCTCCAGTTATTATATAATTGTGCATTGTACTCATCATAGTGCTGTCGATTCAATACATCATCATTGATACACAATTTGCTTCAGCTATCATTTCGGGTTGATAAAAGACACAAAAAAGATAAGTAGGCAACAATGTAAAAGTAAGTTTCTGCCCTAAACCCAAGAGCTTGAGACAGCAACTTTAAGATACCTGTTTGAACTCTGCTTCTGGTCTGACATCGAGAATTACAAAGTTGTTTTCGTTTTGAAGGCGCAGTGCTTCCTTCACATCAACACTACGTACCTGCAAAAACAAACAGGAGAAACACCTCTGATGTAAATGGCGGCTGCTAAGCATAGAATGCTCATCTTCAGTCAACAGTAAATTAAGCTAATAAACATATGAATCAACAGGAATAGGTAGGTAAGTCCTCATAAATGTCACAACAGTGCCTATTTCACATATAATCTATAATTGTTCTACACATACATATGTTACTCTAACCCTCTTCATAAGACTTAAGGTTAAGAAGTTTGCAGCAACCTTTCATATATGTTTAATGCAAAAATAGTTAACAGTCAGAATGGAGGTTATTACCCGCTTCTCTACTAGGAGTTGCCGTTTGATCTTCCATTCTTCTTCAGCTGCAAAAAAAAGGGGGTTAACATGCCAAGATAGCATCATGCATAAACAGAGTAACGAACAGTTCCATATCAAGTAAAAGGAGCCAAGCGTATTCACAGTACCTGGAGATTTCGCAGTCTTAGTGGCAGCACATGTTATCCGCAGCGAGCGCACACCATGCGCCCGGTAATGTTTTGCCGCCTCTAATGGGCGCCAAGAATGACCAGATGAGAAGTCTGAGCTGGAGGATATCCTTGACGAGCAAGGAAGGTTGGCTTTCACTATGGAGCTAGCTGCGATCATCGTGGTCATGAGATAAAGAACAGCAAAACTTGGGGGGGAATCAGAAGAGAGCCTAGCTAATCCTAAGGCTGCATCCTGTTGCTGGAAGGAGATATTTTTTGGATGTGCAAGTGTCCAAAGGACCTAAATGGTTCTGGATGGGATGTCCCAGCATATCTGAATTAGTGGTTGAGGTTGAGCAAGTGTTGAGATGGACAATCTGGAGTCTGGCTATGGGCTTGCCCTGACCCCACAAAACAAATTCACCATCAATCTTTTATTGGAAAAACTTACCACTGCTTTTCACTTGCCATGAAGTAATTTCTGGTGTTTGGCTCATACAAATTTCTAGCTTTCCACAAATAAAATGGAACAGACGGACACAGCAGCATTTCACTAAAATCCAACTCTTTATTAGGTACTCGCCAATTACCACCTACAAATGGGAACAGTAAGGTGCCCAAACAGATTTGCTCCCTAAAACCCGAATCATCGACTAAACAAGAGTACACCAAAGTCCAGAAAATGGAGACCCTAAAAGTTTCAATTCAGAACACAAGCAAATGAAGCCATCACCAGTTCCCCAGTGCTCATTCACTCCAGTATCCATCTTCCTTCTCATCCTCCTCCTCACCCTCTGCTTCACCAATCTCCATTGacgcctccttgaaccgcttgaCATCCTCCAATGCCGCCTTCCGGAACAACCCAATGTCCACTGCACCTGCAACCATATGGTATCCCCTGTGCTTGAGCTGCTCAGCTGGGTCATTGGGCATCGCAAACCCACCCAAGTAAGCCGCATTGGTTTCCGGAGCAGCATCCTTCTTCTTCCTGGCCTCCAGCACCTTCCTCTCAGCCTCCCTCAGCGCCGCTCGCACCTTCCTGTTCCCGGGATCCCACAGGTACCCCATGCTCGCCGACAGGTCGAGCGGGCCCATCTGGACGACGTCGACCCCTTCGACGGCGGCGATGGCGTCGATCTCCGCAACGCCGGCGGCAGTCTCGACCTGGCAGATGATGAGGGTGTCGTCCTCGCAGCGGGAGAGGTAGGAGTCGTCGAGGCCGTAGGCGGATGCACGGACGATTGGGTAGGCAGCGCCACGGACGCCGCGGGGCGGGTAGCGGCAGTGGGATACAGCCTCCGCGGCAGCGGCCGGAGACTCGACGGCGGGAAGCATGAGGCCCGCGGGGCCGAGGTCGAGCGCCTTCTTCGCCCAGACGGGGCAGGCCTCCGGGAGGCGGAGGACGGCGGGGGTGCGGGCGGCGTCGAGGGCGCGGAGGCAGGCGAGGGCCTCCGTGATGCCGCCCGGCCCGTGCTCCATGTCGACGACCACGTAGTCGTAGCCGGCGAGCGCGGCGATCTCGGCGAGCGTGGGGGAGAaggagaggaggaagaggccGTAGAGGGTgtcgccggcggcgaggcggGACTTGAGGGACGGGACCGGGGCGAGGAAGTCGGAGGCCGCGGACGCGGAGGCGGAGATGGCCCCGGCGGCTCCGGAGCGCCTGCgggggaggagggagaggcggGGCGGGGTTGTGGGCTTGGGTTTCGGCCCGAGGAGGAGGTGGGAGACGGACGCGGCGGCGGCGATAGAGGCGGCCATGTGGGCCAGTCGGCGGTGAGCGGCGGCTTCGCTGGTGGTTGGGGGATCTGCGACTGAcgaggccggcggcggcggccggggaGTGTGGGGGGAGTGAGCGAGCGTCGTGTCACTTGTCACGTGCCGCGTGGATCTGGCTCGGCTGGATCCGCGGAGCACGCGCCGGTGGGCGCTAGCCGTCGGATTTTGGCGGTCCTTGGTGCGATCTACGGACAGCAAATGTCCAACAACTCCCCTGAAGAAAATGGTTGGTAAATTGATGCTTGTTTCTCCTTGATCTATTCAATGCTCCCTTCGCTCCATAATATAAGACGTATTTTGACACTACTAGAGTAGTAGTCATATAATGTAATTCCTTGATGAGTTTGTTCGAGCCATTCGCTCACATGGACATAGTCAAAGCGGTATTTGACCTGCAAATGGGTCCTGCGCTGCTACTCGGGCTCATCTCTAGCCGttgccgcctcctcctcctccacaaAAAAGCTAGGGTTTTGGCCTCCCGTCGGCGCCGTCGCAGGTCCGCCTCCTCTTCGGTGGCTAATGTGGATACTACGCCAGGTTGATCTTTGTTTTCTGCATGCAATACTCTTATTTACAATGGATGGCAGCGCACATGATTTCTCTACTGTATTGTCGGTGAAACTGATCATCTGTTGCATTTGACTGGCTGATAGGCCCTGCACTTGGCCTTTTCCGGACGAGGTGGATGCCACATACAACGTAATGTGACGTGAAGCCATCAGACTTTGGGGAGGACGTTTGTCTCCCTGGAATATGACTTTGTGATTCAGACGTCTGCATGGTAAAGTAGCACCCAAAGTTTTAAACAAGAGAGTAAAGTGGCTGAAATGTGTTGGCCATGGCATTTTGGCCCACCATAAAGGCGGGATAGCGCAAATGTGCATGTTGGCGCGGCGAACAGGCACCAACGCCAGACCAATGAACGAGAAAACAGAAATGGACGTACCGTGAAGCTTCTAGAAGGTTTCGAAGGATCCCGGAGGGGTCCGGAAGTCCACAAGTAGGTCCACCATGACCCAAGGGCTGGCatggtgaaaggatcgatatggttgactagaggggggtgaataggcaactaacaatttttagcttttctttaccaaattaaactttccATCAAAGTAGGtagtctagatgtgcaactaggtgagcaacctatatgatgcaacaacaacaagcacacaagcaagaaCAGAAGTAACACTAATAAGCTTGCACAGTAAAGGTATGAGATAACCAAGaatggagccggtgaagacgaggatgtgttaccgaagttccttccttttgaggggaagtacgtctccgttggagcggtgtggaggcacaatgctccccaagaagccactagggccaccgtattctcctcacgccctcacacaatgcgagatgccgtgattccactattggtgcccttggaggcggcgaccggaccttcaCAAACAAGGTcggggtgaaggaaatatgccctagaggcaataataaagttattatttatttccttataatcatgataaatgtttattattcatgctagaattgtattaaccggaaatataatacatgtgtgaatacatagacaaacagagtgtcactagtatgcctctacttgactagctcgttaatcaaagatggttatgtttcctaaccatggacaaagagttgttatttgattaacgaggtcacatcattagttgaatgatctgattgacacgacccattccattagctgagcacccgatcgtttagtatgttgctatagctttcttcatgacttatacatgttcctatgactatgagattatgcaactcccgtttaccggaggaacactttgggtgctaccaaacgtcacaacgtaactgggtgattataaaggagcattacaggtgtctccaaaggtagatgttgggttggcgtatttcgagattaggatttgtcactccgattgtcggagaggtatctctgggccctctcggtaatacacatcacataagccttgcaagcattacaactaatatgattagttgtgagatgatgtattacggaaggagtaaagagacttgccggtaacgagattgaactaggtattggataccgatgatcgaatctcgggcaagtaacataccgatgacaaagggaacaacgtatgttgttatgcggtctgaccgataaagatcttcgtagaatatgtaggagccaatatgggcatccaggtcccgctattggttattgaccggagacatgtctcggtcatgtctacattgttctcgaacccgtagggtccgcacgcttaaggttacgatgacagttacattatgagtttatgcattttgatgtaccgaaggttgttcggagtcccggatgtgatcacggacatgacgaggagtctcgaaatggtcgagacgtaaagattgatatattggaagcctatgtttggacatcgaaagtgttccgggtgaaatcgggattttaccgggttaccgggaggttaccggaaccccccgggagccatatgggccttcatgggacttagtggaaaggagaaaggggcagcccaagggggctgcgcacctcccccctcccctagtcctattaggactaggagaggtggccggccacccctctccctctttcccccttgggaatcctagttggaataggattgggggggagtcctactcccggaaggagtaggactcctcctgcgccctctccctggccggcgccccccctcccccttggctcctttatatactgaggcagaggcaccccagaaacacacaagttgatccacgtgatctattccttagccgtgtgcggtgccccctgccaccatattcctcgataatactgtagcggagtttaggcgaagccctgctgctgtagttcatcaagatcatcaccacgccgtcgtgctgacggaactcttccccgacactttgctggatcagagtccggggatcgtcatcgagctgaacgtgtgctcgaactcggaggtgccgtagtttcggtgcttgatcagttggatcgtgaagacgtacaactacttcctctacgtcgtgtcatcgcttccgcagtcggtctgtgttgggtacgtagacaaccctctccccctcgttgctatgcatcacatgatcttgcgtgtgcgtaggaaattttttgaaattactacgaaacccaacacggggctctctccacaacttaattggaggatCCCAACTAAACCGCGGAGCTTCACCATAATGGAatgtggctccgaggtgacctcaaccgtctatgatgctcaaacacccaagagtaacaaaatccacacaagaaagtatgggggaagcaaaaatcctttggtggaagtgtagatctaggtctcctcctttaatccctagcaaatcaacaagtttgagtggctagcaagagagatcgggcaagagagcttgagTAGCATTAATGGTGGAGTAAGAGAGGTTAAAGGTAGTTGTGTTAGGTGGAAGAAGCACCCTTATATAGCAACCctaaaaatccaaccgttattgTGTTTTCAGTACTGCAGCGGTATAGCCGCTCCTTGTCTCGGTACAACCGAGACTCACAGTTTACGtgcagaaccctaccaggcgGTACAACCGGGCGACCAGGCGGTAGTACCGGTTGAGGAGAAAAAATGGACCAACCCCCCAGCCACCGCTCAACCACCGCATAGGAACAGAAGGGAGTCACCCCTGAGTGCGGTAGTCGAGCGGTACAGGCCGGtgcaaccgcatggccttgagcgctcgggcggctaagtcctgagcggtagaaccgctccggacaccggtggtaccggtacgACCGGACCAACTGGGCCACCACCGCCCGAGTACCACATCAAAATAGAAGCCTGACCGGTACTTGGGAGGTGCCTGGCCGAAACAACCGCCCTAGTCTTTG
Protein-coding sequences here:
- the LOC125510230 gene encoding ras-related protein Rab11A-like, which gives rise to MVSRGKEEEEEAAAGWEGEKEGEIDYVFKVVVVGDSAVGKTQLLGRFAKDQFFLDSKSTIGVEFQTRTLTLHHKQVKAQIWDTAGQERYRAVTSAYYRGALGAMVVYDVTRRATFDHVPRWVEELRAHADGSTVVALVGNKADAPPHRREVPADEAARFAEEQGLFFSEASALTGDNVERAFLALLEEVFAVVSRRALELDEARRTRNGGGHDGETLSLRGTTVDLHDPIMETSAMKKTASSQCSCS
- the LOC125510231 gene encoding rhodanese-like domain-containing protein 14, chloroplastic translates to MTTMIAASSIVKANLPCSSRISSSSDFSSGHSWRPLEAAKHYRAHGVRSLRITCAATKTAKSPAEEEWKIKRQLLVEKRVRSVDVKEALRLQNENNFVILDVRPEAEFKQAHPPGAVNVQIYRLIKEWTAWDIARRAAFAFFGIFAGTEENPEFIKSVEEKLNKDSKIIVACSAGGTMKPTQNLPDGKQSRSLIAAYLLVLNGYKNVFHLDGGLYTWFKEDLPSEEED
- the LOC125510229 gene encoding 2-keto-3-deoxy-L-rhamnonate aldolase-like, whose product is MAASIAAAASVSHLLLGPKPKPTTPPRLSLLPRRRSGAAGAISASASAASDFLAPVPSLKSRLAAGDTLYGLFLLSFSPTLAEIAALAGYDYVVVDMEHGPGGITEALACLRALDAARTPAVLRLPEACPVWAKKALDLGPAGLMLPAVESPAAAAEAVSHCRYPPRGVRGAAYPIVRASAYGLDDSYLSRCEDDTLIICQVETAAGVAEIDAIAAVEGVDVVQMGPLDLSASMGYLWDPGNRKVRAALREAERKVLEARKKKDAAPETNAAYLGGFAMPNDPAEQLKHRGYHMVAGAVDIGLFRKAALEDVKRFKEASMEIGEAEGEEEDEKEDGYWSE